Proteins encoded in a region of the Nitrospiria bacterium genome:
- a CDS encoding SDR family NAD(P)-dependent oxidoreductase — protein MLENEASGRLKGQVAIVTGGTGGIGRAVTAALIQEGARLVLVGRTLDRVKLAVAELTIERPGQTAPDVLGLALDVRSEADMKAMVRKTLERFNRIDILITCAGLGQPSQTNRGGIPYPVAQLPTTAWDEMIDTNLKGVFLSNRAVLETMTAQRRGQIINISSARGATSGQPYAAAYCASKFGLMGLTEALAEEVRAFGIRVQTLVPDAVDTPLLSGTTLTPGPGEALSVRTIARFIITMLTLPEDTLLINPLIAPFRSRRKKQTRKPIFIPATRSEDETDGR, from the coding sequence ATGCTTGAGAATGAAGCGTCCGGCCGTCTCAAAGGCCAGGTCGCAATCGTGACGGGGGGAACCGGAGGGATCGGACGTGCCGTGACGGCGGCGCTGATTCAGGAAGGCGCAAGACTTGTCCTTGTTGGCCGGACCCTGGACCGGGTCAAGCTTGCGGTTGCGGAGCTCACCATAGAACGACCCGGTCAGACGGCTCCGGACGTCTTGGGACTCGCGCTCGATGTGCGCTCGGAAGCGGACATGAAGGCGATGGTTCGGAAAACCCTGGAGCGCTTCAACCGGATCGACATCCTCATCACATGCGCCGGTCTCGGACAGCCCAGCCAAACGAACCGGGGAGGAATTCCCTACCCTGTCGCACAGCTTCCCACCACCGCATGGGACGAGATGATCGATACCAATTTAAAAGGGGTCTTCTTGAGCAACCGGGCGGTTTTGGAAACCATGACGGCTCAGCGCCGCGGGCAAATCATTAATATCTCCTCCGCAAGAGGCGCGACATCCGGCCAACCCTATGCCGCGGCCTACTGCGCATCCAAATTCGGGTTGATGGGGCTGACCGAAGCCTTGGCCGAAGAAGTACGTGCCTTCGGAATTCGGGTACAAACTCTTGTTCCGGACGCGGTCGATACCCCTTTGCTGAGTGGAACCACGCTGACGCCCGGTCCCGGCGAAGCGCTTTCGGTTCGCACCATTGCACGCTTTATCATTACGATGCTGACGCTTCCCGAGGATACCTTATTGATCAATCCGTTGATTGCGCCGTTCCGTTCCCGGCGAAAAAAACAAACCCGCAAGCCGATTTTCATCCCGGCAACTCGGTCGGAGGATGAAACGGATGGCCGATGA
- a CDS encoding SDR family oxidoreductase, whose amino-acid sequence MADETQTTGRLSGSVAIVTGGAGGIGRSACEALAREDANLVVVDVDPSQIEETLRIVNAIGGHGERLGWVTDIRDERSVDEMVQRTLERFGRIDILVAAAGILRGKGRSPKPMAQISLDEWNDVIGTNLRGTFLTNRAVLPAMVRQRAGQILNISSTSGRKGRPFDSVYCASKFGVIGFSESLAKEVEHYGVKVHVILPDAVDTPLWKQNGPIACPPASLTPARIAQVILFLLLLPKDTLIPAPLIMPFRSGHRPMDST is encoded by the coding sequence ATGGCCGATGAAACCCAAACGACCGGTCGACTCTCCGGTTCTGTAGCCATTGTCACCGGCGGCGCGGGCGGCATCGGCCGCTCCGCTTGCGAGGCTTTGGCGCGGGAGGATGCCAACTTGGTCGTCGTGGATGTTGATCCTTCACAGATCGAGGAGACGCTTCGCATCGTGAATGCGATCGGAGGCCACGGAGAACGATTGGGGTGGGTCACGGATATTCGCGATGAGCGATCGGTCGATGAAATGGTCCAGCGTACGCTCGAACGGTTCGGACGGATCGACATCCTGGTCGCGGCGGCAGGGATCCTTCGCGGCAAAGGGCGATCTCCCAAACCAATGGCCCAGATTTCCCTGGACGAGTGGAATGATGTGATCGGAACAAACCTCCGAGGAACCTTCCTGACTAACCGGGCGGTTCTTCCCGCCATGGTTCGGCAACGGGCGGGACAGATCCTGAATATATCGTCCACCTCCGGCCGGAAAGGACGTCCGTTTGATTCGGTTTACTGCGCTTCCAAATTCGGCGTCATCGGTTTTTCGGAATCCCTAGCCAAAGAGGTTGAGCATTACGGAGTCAAAGTCCACGTCATTCTTCCTGATGCGGTGGATACTCCCCTTTGGAAACAGAACGGCCCCATTGCCTGTCCACCGGCATCGTTAACTCCTGCGCGTATCGCTCAGGTTATCTTGTTCCTCCTGCTGCTTCCGAAAGATACCCTGATACCAGCCCCGCTTATCATGCCATTCCGAAGCGGGCACCGCCCGATGGACTCGACTTGA
- a CDS encoding PHB depolymerase family esterase gives MKRFTFSSFPMMILTIGGLFFWGCSTGHSAQIPAKEITQASASCEQSGLGPGEYVRGIESGGRKRSYKIHIPPGYSKEKKAPLVLNFHGGGGNADNQEELSQMDPVSDANGFIVVYPNGTGVFSNRFLSFNAGMCCGYAQAHNVDDVAFVRDMLNDVERNFCIDTKRVFSTGFSNGAIMTHRLACELSDRIAAIAPVSGPIGVDSCQPSRPVPVLEFHGTADPWAPYNGGQVKALVGKEKHLYRSMNETISGWVQHNHCTGAPEVSFKQGAVSCELHGSCSNDATVTLCTIDGAGHTWPGGISTLSEKKMGPTNHDISASNMIWSFFEKHPLP, from the coding sequence ATGAAACGATTTACCTTTTCATCCTTTCCGATGATGATCTTGACGATCGGCGGCCTTTTCTTTTGGGGATGTTCCACGGGCCACTCGGCCCAGATTCCGGCCAAAGAAATCACCCAAGCAAGCGCGAGTTGCGAGCAATCCGGTCTCGGCCCGGGGGAATACGTTCGCGGTATCGAATCGGGGGGCCGCAAGCGGTCGTATAAGATCCATATACCTCCAGGGTATTCAAAAGAGAAAAAGGCGCCGTTGGTCTTGAACTTCCACGGAGGCGGCGGAAACGCGGACAATCAGGAGGAGCTTTCTCAAATGGATCCTGTTTCGGACGCCAACGGGTTTATCGTTGTGTATCCCAACGGCACCGGAGTTTTCAGCAATCGTTTTTTGAGTTTTAATGCGGGGATGTGCTGCGGATATGCGCAGGCGCACAATGTCGACGATGTCGCCTTCGTCCGAGACATGCTGAACGACGTCGAACGCAATTTTTGCATCGATACGAAACGCGTTTTTTCAACTGGGTTTTCGAATGGAGCGATCATGACTCATCGGCTTGCCTGCGAACTTTCAGACCGGATCGCGGCCATCGCCCCGGTCTCCGGTCCGATCGGCGTCGACTCTTGTCAGCCGTCCCGTCCCGTCCCGGTCCTGGAATTTCACGGAACGGCAGACCCCTGGGCGCCCTATAACGGCGGGCAGGTGAAGGCGCTGGTGGGTAAAGAGAAACATCTCTACCGTTCGATGAACGAGACAATATCCGGTTGGGTCCAACATAATCATTGCACGGGAGCACCCGAGGTCTCCTTCAAACAAGGCGCCGTGAGCTGCGAATTACACGGATCCTGTTCGAATGATGCCACCGTCACCCTTTGCACGATTGATGGGGCCGGTCATACATGGCCCGGCGGCATCAGCACCCTGTCCGAG